DNA from Microbacterium sulfonylureivorans:
CCGATCACGTCGAACTGCTCGCGCAGCGGCTCGCCCACGGCATACGTCAGCGAGTCGCGGATGAGCCCGACGCCGCTCGCGCCCGGCCCGCCGGGGTTGGTGAGCAGAGAGCCGATCGGCTCACCGCCGGTCGCGCGGCTGCGGATGATCGAGAGCTCGATGTCGCCCTTCGAGGTGTCGGCCCAGTCCAGCGGCGCGGTGACCGTGGTGCAGTCGAGCCCGTCCCCGCAGTCCGTCCAGTCGAGCCCCTGCTCGTAGTAGGGCAGCAGTTCGGCCGACACGCCCTCGGTGTCGGGTGCCGGAGAGGAGGTCGGCGCAGCACCGGAGTCGAGGATCATCGCAGAGATGCAGCCGCTCAGCGCGACGGATGCCGCCAGCAGCCCGGCGACGACGGCGACGGTGCGGCGGGCACGACGAGGAGTTTTCACGGAGTCCTTCCGCTCGCGACAGTCACGAGCATGCTCTCGAGGGCGAGGGTCGGTGCGGCGTTGAGCTCGACGTTCTCGCGCGTCTCGCCGATGCGGTCGACGACCGCGAGGGTGCGATCGATCGACCACGCGGCGGCGAGGGCGCGCAGATCGGGTTCGAGCTCACGGTTGATCAGCTCGGCGTCACGGCCGAACTGGAGCATCAGCACATCGCGGAACATCGACTCGAGGTCGGTCAGCACGCGGTCGATGCCGTCGCGCAGGCTGCGGGTCGCGCGGCGCTTCTGATCGTCTTCGAGGGCCGAGAGCTGCGATCTCACGGCCGGCGGCACGGCCGCCCCCTCGGCGATGCCGAGGGTGCGCAGCAGCGACGAGCGCTCCGTCTCGTCGCGCTCGGCGGTGAGGGCCTTGGCGTCGTCGGTCGCGGCCTGCACGATGCGGCCGGCGACCTCGACGACGTCGCCGACGCCTCGCACTCGGAGGACGGCACGCAGCGTGTCGTCGCGGCGGGCGCGGGCTGCGGCATCCGTCGCCAGTCGCTGCGCCATGCCGATGTGGCGCTGTGCGTGCCGCGCGGACTGCTCGGCGACGGCGGGATCGGCGCCGGTGCGCTCGACGATCAGGCGCGCCACGTCGGCGACGTCCGGTTCACGCAGGCGCAGCGTGCGGACGCGCGAGCGGATCGTCGGGAGGAGGTCGGCGTCGCTCGGTGCGCAGAGGACCCACACGGTGCGCTCGGGCGGCTCTTCGAGGGCCTTGAGCAGGACGTTGGAGGTGCGCTCGGCCATGCGGTCGGCATCCTCCATCACGATCACGCGGTGCCGCCCCAGGGACGGCGAGAAGTAGGAGCGCTCGACGAGCGCACGGGCGTCCTTGATCGAGATGATCACGCCCTCGGTGCGCAGGGCCGTGAGGTCGGGATGCGTGCCGGCGAGCACCTGGCGCATCGCCTGCTCGTCGCCGGGCTCGGCGATCAGGGCGGCTGCGAAGGCGTACGCCAGCGTCGAGCGGCCCGATCCGGGCGGGCCAGTGATGAGCCATGCATGGGTGAGCGCTGCGGGGTCGGATGCCGCGTCCTGCAGCGCCGCGACCGCGTCGTCCTGCCCCCAGACCGCGCCCCACGGAACCTCGGCGGGCGCTGTCGTCGCAGTCGCGGTCGCCGTGGATTCCATGGGTGTCAGCCTAACCGTGACCACCGACCCGTACCTGAGCGAGCTCAGCCCAGCAGGGCGCCCACGCGAGCGCGCACCGCACCCGCGAGGTCCTCGGCGGGCAGCGTCGCATCGAGCACGAGGAACCGACCCGGCTCGGCCGTGGCGAGCGCGAGGAACTCCTCGCGCACGCGCGTGTGGAACGACTCCCGCTCGGCCTCGAGGCGGTCGAACGGCTTGTCGTCGGCGTCGAGGCGGTCTCGCGCGACCGCCGGGTCGAGGTCGAGGAGGACGGTGAGGTCGGGAAGGAGGCC
Protein-coding regions in this window:
- a CDS encoding DNA polymerase III subunit delta', producing the protein MESTATATATTAPAEVPWGAVWGQDDAVAALQDAASDPAALTHAWLITGPPGSGRSTLAYAFAAALIAEPGDEQAMRQVLAGTHPDLTALRTEGVIISIKDARALVERSYFSPSLGRHRVIVMEDADRMAERTSNVLLKALEEPPERTVWVLCAPSDADLLPTIRSRVRTLRLREPDVADVARLIVERTGADPAVAEQSARHAQRHIGMAQRLATDAAARARRDDTLRAVLRVRGVGDVVEVAGRIVQAATDDAKALTAERDETERSSLLRTLGIAEGAAVPPAVRSQLSALEDDQKRRATRSLRDGIDRVLTDLESMFRDVLMLQFGRDAELINRELEPDLRALAAAWSIDRTLAVVDRIGETRENVELNAAPTLALESMLVTVASGRTP